Within Cyprinus carpio isolate SPL01 chromosome A11, ASM1834038v1, whole genome shotgun sequence, the genomic segment cttattattatgggTTTGTTTTGCATTGTGCCATTATTTTCATTACTTATATGGATCTTATTGAAGCTATAAGCATCTAATATTTCAGATTAGCGTATTCGTTTCTAGGTTCTTTAAAGCACCAGAACATACCTGAGAACTGTGATGACTACAGATAAAAGCAAAATCATTTGTATAAAAATAGCTCAGAAAAAACCTTCTCTCATCAAAGAGCATCATTAGAACCTTGTTAATTAGTGGCTAATTTCCAGCTCTGGTTTTACTGTGACTGTCATGCAGAGATCTGTTTTGACAGTCGTTCAGATGCAGCCACAGGAAATGAGGTCCTGAGGGGATCGTTACAAACTCACAGAGCACCATCACTGCATCCAGAACTGAACAGTTTACTGCTCACGTGCTCATCAAACAGAGATGACTGACAGCTGACCAGAATATCACAAAGACTTGGCAACCACACAGGATACCCtacagcaacagcatagcaaaaGACTAAAAACACGTGAAACACCATAGCAACGGACTACAAACATATGGAACACCATAGCGACACActacaaacacttaaaacaccatagcaacacactacaaacatatggaacaccatagcaacacactacaaacacttgaaacaccatagcaacacactaaaaacacttgaaacaccatagcaacacactacaaacacatggaaaaccatagcaacacactacaaacattcaaaacaacatagcaacacactacaaACATATGGAACACCATAGCGACACACTACAAACACCTGAAACACCATAACAACAGACTAAAAACACTTGAAACACCATAGCTACACACTACAAACACTTGAAACACCATAGCGACACACTACAAAAATATGGAACACCATAGCTACACActacaaacacttaaaacaccatagcaacacaataCAAACACTTGAAACTCCATAGCGAcacaatatacaaacacacacttgaaAACACCATAGCGACACACTACAAACACTTGAAACACCATAGCGACACACTACAAACACTTGAAACACCATAGCgacacacttacaaacacacacttgaaACACCATAGCGACACActacaaaaaccaacaaaaaccatagcaacacactacaAACATATGCAACACCATAAGCAACTACACACTACAAACACCCTGAAAGAACACGACAGCGACACAATACAAACACTTGAAACACCATAGCGACACActacaaacacttaaaacaccatagcaacacactacaaacactcaaaacaccatagcaacacactacaAACACTCAAAACATCATAGCAACACACTACAAACATATGGAACACCAGAGCAAGACTACAAACACCTGAAAGAACACAGCGACACACTACAAACACctgaaacaccttagcaacacacTACAAACATATGAAAAACCATAGCGACACACTACAAACACTTGAAAAACCACAGCGACACACTACAAACACTTGAAACACCATAGCGACACACTACAAACACTTGAAACTCCATAGCGACACACTAAAAACACTTGAAACACCATAGCGACACACTACAAACACTTGAAAAACCACAGCAACACACTACAAACACTTGAAACACCATAGCGACACAATACAAACACTTGAAAATCATAGCACCATAGCGACACACCATACTACAAACActtgaaacacaaacacatagcGACACACTACAAACATTTGAAACACCAGAGCAACACACTACAAACACTTGAAACACCATAGCGACACaatacaaacacttaaaacaccatagcaacacactacaAACATTTGAAACACCATAGCAAAACACTACAAACATATGGAACACCAGAGCAACACTACAAACACCTGAAAGAACACAGCAACACACTACAAACACTTGAAACTCCATAGCGACACACTACAAACACTTGAAACACCATAGCGACACACTACAAACACTTGAAACACCATAGCGACACACTACAAACACTTGAAACACCATAGCGACACACTACAAACACTTGAAACTCCACCATAGCGacacaatacaaacacaaacattgaaACACACATAGCGACACACTACAACACACTACAAACACTCGGAACACCATAGCGACACACTACAAACACTTGAAACACCATAGCGACACACTACAAACACTTGAAAAACCATAGCATCACCCTACAAACACTTGAAACACCATAGCGACACACTAcaaactcaaaacacctgaaacATGTGGAAAAACCACAGCGACAGACATCGTACAAACACTTGCAACACACTGCACAGCAACACACTACAAACACTTGGAACTCCACAGCAACCAAATCGCAACATCCTGGTAACGGGCTTTGCATgggaaagcattaaaaaaaaccgCATTCATTAATGTAATCAACTATAGAATTGTTAATTTATTGAACCATATGTATTTTTGTTCTatatttatgttgttatgttgtaAGTTCCATAAAACACAATCACTGTACAGGTATTATctgtaatttactttaaaatattacagatttttaaattaagattaatgtatagtattttcataatattgtattatattatacattaaaccaaataattttcacacatatccataatttagttaaaaatatatatatatttcaaaattaatattaatgaatagtgttttcataattgtttttagtgttttcaaAAGTtaatttcaccccaaaaatcaCACGAAAAATacatcattataataaatgattattaaatgattaaaataattatcaaatcaatttcaattattctgaatgataaatgataaattatttaaatatgagttattgtaaatgaaaccAATCACTATGGGTTCTTTTTGGCATATTTCATTACAATTCTATTCAAAATTTGCATTATCGTAATTAAAGCAGTATACATTTACAGAATATCACACAGACTTGGCAAACACCCATAACACCCTATAACAACGGCATAGCAATGCAATAAAAGCACCtggaacaccatagcaactgtatagcaacaccctgacaacaggCTTTGAATGGAAAAgcacaaaaaacaattaattcattACTGTAATCACTTACAGaatcttttatattttggttCTATATTTAAGTTGTTAAGTTCCAGACGGTTATATGTCGACCTGAAATGACCTGTTGTACTGTACGCTGACCTTAATACAGTGTGTGTGGAGAAATATTAGATCAGCAGACCTGCAGAATTCTGTAATACGATTGACCGATGCTTTTATAATGACTCTGATTCGACTCACATCACGTCATACCTTTCACAATCTAATGAAGATGCCCAATTACCACCGGAGACCATCTTAACCTCATCTCTTCAGATTTCAGACTTCGAAAAGGTACTTCAATTAAACATTGCATAATAGAAAGCACAATAAATAGCCCAAAACAAACCGGAGTGAGCGTCATATAAGTATTATGCAGAAAATGAGTCAGTGTCATTTTCAGTCTTTCCGAGAAGCCCAATTTGAGTTTGACCACCAGATCACCATTGGGTGTATCCTATGGGACCATGTGACGCAGGACAGATGCTGAGAGTCTTCAGTAACGTGAATGATCAGGTGTATAAAAGCAGCGgtcaggagagaaagagagacagacagacgggaaCTGAGCCGAGGAAACTATTCTTCATCCGTACAGGTGTCAGAGATCATATACAACCACACAGCTGAAAATACATCCTGACTGTGAGTACTTTGATTCTTCAGTGGTTTTagtgttaaataatatatattgttagaaaattaacaatttttacttttcaaatgtatctgcatttattaaaacttttcaaATGTATGTGCAATTTTTACTTTGAATTTATGAGCATGTTCATTGGGATCtacatgcattttgtttattaaaatttgtttaaatgttttattactttaaaaacatgtatgttaatTGGGAATCTACAtgagatatttttatgtttttataacttaTGCATTTGATTAtcatttgatatattatatatatatactgttagaaaaatgcaaacttttaaaaacatttatggttAGCTaggtactttatttatttatttttttaaactaaccaTCTCAAATGTatgtgcatttattcaaataaaatgtttttgagctTATGTTAATTGGGAAACTATGTTACGTATGTGcacttttataaatgcatttgattatcattatataatatatattattagaaaaatgcaaacttctaaagacatttataggTAGTTGGGTACTTTATTtacaaatttcacatttcaaatttATGTGCATATATTAATATGAGCATGTTTTATGAGCTTATATTAATTGGAAAACCACACCAGatatttgaacttttattaatgcatttgttaatATATACTGTTAGAAAATTgctaacttttaaaaacatttgttagtCATTAAAATGAACCGGGAAAAATGCTAAGAATGAAAACTATTTGCAGCGCCtaagttgcattttaatttttttgctttaatctAAAATTTTGATATTGAAAATAAGACAAATGGTGCTCATTTTGCCATTATTTATCAAGTGCCACATATGCAAAGAGGACAAAAACTGGTAAATtgataacaaaagaaaaacaaaatctgtcTAAATATTCAGTCTAATGCAGATGTTTGTTCTGACCTGGTTTAAACATCTGCAGAAAGCCATGATTTCACTGAGCAGCTGTCAGACGCTCCTCTTGATGGCCGTCTGTGGCGTTTTCTGCTGCAGGACTCTTGCATTGCCTGCGATCTCCGCATATTCTGACATCAGGTGAGACATTAAACACAATTAATGTACAGTctataatttacttaattttttttaactacgaCGAATGTATagttttcagaaatatatattatacatttaaataaattgttttctattattagttaaatttagttaacaaaaaaaaacttttttatttatatttcaaattaatttaatccaAAAATCACATggaaaaatagtaaattattttaaataatgtcacaatgcaaaacaaaccagtaattatataaaataggtttcatttaaaacaatttatattgCTATCATTTTACTAAAacctattttaaatcataatgtgTTCATTTTGCATCGTGACAATTTCTATCCAAAATTTGCATTATTGTAGTtaattcagacacacacacatatgcatatacTGGTTGGCATACAggcttcattaaaaatgttttctttttaatttttatttctgaaattcaCTCAtaagttaatttataaattaatatgcaACAGTATAATATACTTGAAAAATGAGTGCGACAAATGATCTTATTTTCTATGCATCAAGTTCATACTTTCCTTCATTTTGCATCTTAATTCTTTCCAGACCAGGCGCTCTTGATGAAGACGGAGAGGACGACTGGACGAGAGACCCGTCATTACAGGATCTGGAGGCATATAAACTCCTGTATGAACTCGCAAACACCGTAGAGAGGTACGTAGAAACACACTATGATATTAGCTACTGTTAATGTCATACCATTAACActctcataaaaatattatagatcTATTTCCAGAGGAAAGACTGAAGCTGTAAATATGATGATGAGAAAGATCTTTTGTGGGCACAAACAACTTTGAGTTCATGCGAAAGCACTGAAGCTCatcttacaataaaataaaacatgttttttaatctgtatttgcTTTAGACCATCCAGACATGCTGATGGGCTGTTCACGAGCGGATACAGCAAACTGCTCAGCCAACTGTCTGCTAAAGAATTTCTGGAGTCTTTACTTGCAAAGAGAGTCAGGTAAAGATGGCCATAGACGTGAAAATGCACTATCCAGACTGAAATGGTTGTAATTCATGAATGCTTTGGAATACGTAAGGTTAGTCTCTGTTTAAAAGAAGACTATCAGCAGCTTTTTGGTGAAGTGAAAGCATAAAAAAGTAGTGTAAAAAGTCATAGAAGTTTACTGTAAAGTAAAAGCAATGTACTTTTtaatcttatataaaataaaataaattagaatcaAAAATTTCTATAAAATCAAAACAACGTGTCTAAATAAagtatgttccaaatttgaagttgatattacAAAACTTGAGGTTCCTATGACAATTGATGTGCTTTACACCAAAACGCCATTGAATCCTGTCACCaattaatacatttctgtcacaatattactgttttcacgaAATAACCTTGAGAGTCAGACCTTTCTATTGATATGCGTTTTGTCAAGTTTACAAaaagttttgattaatttaaaactaaattttgcaatatgacacttgacaccgcCCACTAGGGGGAGGAGCCTGCTAAAAGGATTTAAAGTACCTGATTTCAAAGCGGTTTGAGAATTGAGAAGTGTTGAGAATTTTGAGTGTTTAAGtgcttttgaatgatattttatgatgattattaaaatatgtgaaagggaaatcaaagccatatgtcgaaataaattgtgttccaaatttgaagttgatattacAAAAATGTAGGTTTCTGTGAGATTTTTGTTTAGGCGCAATCACAAAAACAACCACCAGGTGACACCCAAACTCCACTGATTGCTTTTTCCAGTAacagatttatacatttttgtcacaatattacttttataatgaAATAACCACCAAACATGGAaccttgagactcagacctttccaacgatatgtgATTTGTCAAGATTAGAAAATCTTGATTATAAAGTATTGTAGTAAATGTTATTGTAATtggacacttgacactgcccactaggGGGAGGAGCcagctaaaataatttaaagtaccatttccatggtaacacaatgtctgatttcaaaatggtttataTAATATGACTGTAAGCAGGTTAAATAAGTCTGGATGGCAAACTGAATGTGCTAAGTATCACGAGGTAATACGGTATCTGTTGTGATGCTGATGtaattaagcttttaataatgAGGCAGCAGGAGGTCAGTGAACAGTGGAGGTCATTTTCCTGTCTGTCTGCTGTAGTGACGAGCTGGATGTGGAGCAGATGCCTGTGAAACGTCACTCAGACGCCGTCTTCACAGACAACTACAGCCGCTACCGCAAACAGATGGCGGCCAAGAAATACCTCAACTCAGTTCTGGCAGGAAAAAGGAGGTACGGCTCGAATAAAAGGCGAGCATCACTATTACTAGTGCAATTAAGTGACACAACAATCCCACAGATTTACACATTgaccagaacaacctagcaactgcaactgcatagtaacacatAGCAACACATTGCTTGGAACAGCTGCATAGCAATGCACTGAAatac encodes:
- the LOC109081931 gene encoding VIP peptides-like isoform X1, which encodes MISLSSCQTLLLMAVCGVFCCRTLALPAISAYSDIRPGALDEDGEDDWTRDPSLQDLEAYKLLYELANTVERPSRHADGLFTSGYSKLLSQLSAKEFLESLLAKRVSDELDVEQMPVKRHSDAVFTDNYSRYRKQMAAKKYLNSVLAGKRRYGSNKR
- the LOC109081931 gene encoding VIP peptides-like isoform X2, producing MISLSSCQTLLLMAVCGVFCCRTLALPAISAYSDIRPGALDEDGEDDWTRDPSLQDLEAYKLLYELANTVERPSRHADGLFTSGYSKLLSQLSAKEFLESLLAKRVSDELDVEQMPVKRHSDAVFTDNYSRYRKQMAAKKYLNSVLAGKRR